The genomic DNA AGGCTGCGATTTCAGCGTTGATGGTGCGATGGAGTTCTACCCGATCAACCCCGGGAGGATCCGCGCATATCGCGGGCACGGCGTCTCTCATTTGCGGCGAGCACGGAGCAAGGAACGTGAAATGCCCGGCGTTTGGGACGACCTCGACGCGGATTTCGGACTGCATGTCGCGCGCAAGCGCCAGGGCGTTGTCATCAGGCGATAGCTCCTCATCCTTTTCGCCGACATAGACCGATATCGGAGCCGCAACGGATTTTAGCCCTTCCGTAGGGAAGAGGACGCTGAGCGGTGCCAGCAAAACGAAGGATCGGATTCGCGCGTCGGCTGAAGCCCCAAGTTCGGCACCCTCCACCCCGATGCGCCCGCGAGCTTCGCAGACATGGCGATCATCGGGACGTTTGGCGCAATAGCCTACAAGACGGGAAAGGTCAGGCTTGGCTCCCGCCAGGATAAGCCCCGTCGTCCCGCCTGCGGAAAACCCGACGAAGCCGATCCGCTCGCGGTCGATGTGCAGAGCAAGGACGGGATCATCGAGGGTGGCCGTCAAAGCCGCCGATATTTGCATGGCGCGTCCGTAGATGGCGCCGGCGGTGCTGATCCGACTTGTGTCCTGAAAATTGTCGCCGACATGCGTGACGCTGACGACCATGTATCCCTGCCGCGCGAGGGACGAAGCCAGGTCGTGGTGGCCCCACATACTCCCCATGCTGCCATGCGAGAGCATGATCAAAGGGTAGCGGTCGTCACCGATGGGCGCCGATCGAGACACGTCGACCTCGTAAGGTCCGATGCTGCTGACATCCGTCTGGTCGGGGCTTGGAAAGAACACGACCGCATCCATCGGCTTTTGCTCGACGGGGTCGACCACCTCAAGCTTCTTGGCGCCTACGCCTTCGATAACGCCGGCGCTGGCATTGGCACTCCAGAGAAGGACGAGGCACAGAGAGGCCAGCAATCTGAAAAACATATCGCTTGGATCCAAGAGAAATGATGATGTTTAAGCCATTGAAAATTATATTTTAAATATCACCCTTTGCATCACCACGAACACTCATCCTTCAATCTCAGCTGCCGCGGTAGGTCGAATAGCCGTAGGGCGAGAGAAGCAGCGGCACGTGATAATGGCTCGCCGGATCGGCGATGCCGAAGCGCAAGGGGATGCGGTCGAGGAAGGCCGGCTCCGGCAGTGTAACGCCGGACCGGCGCAGATAGTCGCCGGCATGGAACACCAGCTCGTAGTTGCCGGCCATGAAGCCGATGCCTTCGACCATCGGGCCGTCGACACGGCCGTCGCTGTTGGTATGTACGGTGCGGATCAACTGCCGCTCTTCCCCCTCCAGCCAGTAGAGGTCGATGCGCAGACCCTCGGCCGGTTTCCCGAGAGCGGTATCGAGAACATGGGTGGTCAGGCGGCCGGCGCTGCTCATGGCTTCTCTCTTTCACACATTGGCGCGGGATGCTGTCAGAAGCCGCGCGCACGTCCTGCTAGATAGCGCTGTCTATGACGAAAGGCTCGTCATAGAAGAACTCCTCGAGATTGTTACCCGGCCCTTCGCGGTCGACGATGAGGAAATCGCTGACGGCGCCGACGGACATCAGCGGGTGGTGCCAGATATTGCGGCCGTAGTTGACGCCCTGCCGGCCGTTCGCCTGGAAAACGCGCGGCGTGCCCGGGCGCCCGTCCTCGTCGTCCGCCACCACGACGAGCCATGGGCGGTCGTCGAGCGGCGAAAAGCTCTGGCTGCCGAGCGGGTGGCGCTCCATCATCGTCACCGAATAGGGGAAAGACCGCGGCTGGCCGCGGAAGATGTTGATGATGACATTGGCGCCGTCGCCGACGACATCGGCACGCGCAAGACCGTGGAAACGTTCCGTGTTGCCGCCGTTGATGTGGCGCATCGTTGCCGGATCGGCTTCGATGATGGTGCCGAAGGGAGCGAAGGCCTCGCGTGTCAGCGGTTCGATTTCGAGCAGGCGCGACATTATGCGGAGACCTCGCAGGACGATTTTGCGCTTGCGGATGTCCGATCCAGTTCGAGGGCCCTCCTCATGAGCGGGGACAGGCATCGAACGGTTTTGTCAGGCATTTTCGTCTCCAGGAATCATCGACTGCAGGCGCAGGCGGGCGATTTTCTCGACCTGTGCGCAAGCGGTTTCAAATTCCTCTTCGGGCGAATTGTCAATGCGGCTTTGGAAGGAGGCAAGAATTTGCCCCTTGGTCAGCCCCTTCACCGCGATGATGAAGGGGAAGCCGAATTTTTTCGTGTAGGTGTCGTTGAGCGCGGTGAAGCGCTCATGCTCCTCTGGTGTCAGCCGGTCGAGGCCGGCAGACGCCTGCTCCGCCGTCGAGTCCGCCGTCAGCTTACCGGCGATCGCCAGCTTGCCGGCAAGATCGGGGTGCGCGCGCAGCACCTGCATCTTCTCGCGCGGCAGCGCCGTGCGAAAGGCCTGGCAGAGCGCCGAATGCACCGTGCCCGCCGTCAGCCCGGTCGCCGCGGCTCGGTCGTAGGCGCGTTCGGCAACCCAGGGCGAGTGCTCGAACACGCCACCGAGCCGGGCAACGAAGGCATCACGGTCGGTCATCAGAGCGCCCCTTCCGGCTTGTGGTGCTGGTACCAATGGTTGGCGATGTCAATGCGACGCGGCACCCAGACCTTGTCGTGCGACATGACGTAGTCGATGAAGCGAGCGAGCGCAGCAGCGCGGCCCGGGCGGCCGACGAGACGGCAGTGAAGGCCGATATTCATCATCTTGGCGTCGCCCTGGCGACCTTCCTCGTAGAGCACGTCAAATGTGTCCTTGAGGTAGCTGAAGAACTGGTCGCCGCTGTTAAAGCCCTGCGGCGTCGCAAAGCGCATGTCGTTGGCATCAAGCGTATAGGGAATGATCAGGTGCGGCTTGTCGGCCGAAAGACCCGGCACCCAGTAGGGCAGTTCGTCGGCGTAGCTGTCGCAGGAGTAAAGGAACCCGCCTTCCTCCAGCACCAGCTTCAGCGTATTGGCCGAAGGCTTGCCCTGGTAGATGCCGAGCGGCCGCTCGCCGGTGAGCTCCGTGTGCAGGCGGACGACCTCGCGGATATGCTCGCGTTCGACCTCTTCCGGCACGTCCTTGTATTCCAGCCAGCGCAGACCGTGGCTGGCGATTTCCCAGCCGGCTTCCTTCATGGCAGCGACGGCTTCCGGATTGCGCGCCATGGCCTGCGTCACGCCATAGACGGTCAGCGGGACGTTGCGGCTGGTGAACATGCGCCACAGCCGCCAGAAGCCGGAACGGGCACCGTATTCGTAGATCGATTCCATGTTGAGGTTACGCTGGCCAGCCCAGGGCTGCGCGCCGACAATTTCCGACAGCAGGCACTCGGACGCTGGGTCGCCATCGAGAATGCAGCTTTCGCCGCCCTCTTCGTAGTTCAGCACGAACTGCACGGCGATGCGCGCATCGCCCGGCCAGTTTGCCTTCGGCGGATTGCGGCCGTAGCCAACGAGGTCGCGCGGATACTTAGTCTCAGACATCAAATCACCCTTCGAATTTTTAGGAACGGTATCACCGCCGACCGGATTGTCGATACCGAAATGACGTGAGGCAGGGCAGCGGCAGCGCCACGGCCCTGACGGAAATTACCAGAAAAATTCGGCTGAGCCCGAGGTTGAGAGATTTTTCGAAACAGCGTTGAATGGATCGGCAAGGACAACGGCCCTCATCGAGATGAAATCCTACATTCAAGCGCTCCGCGAAAAAGTCGGTCCCGGCCTGCTTCTCTGCCCGTCAGTGGCGGCCGTCATTGTCGATTCCGATGGCCGGGTCCTCTTGCAGGAGAAAGCAAGTGGCGAAGGCTGGAGCCTGCCGGCCGGCGCGATCGAGCCGGGCGAGACGCCTGTCGATGCGGTCATCCGCGAGGTCATGGAGGAAACCGGCTATCCGGTCTCGGTCGAGCGGATACTGGGCGTCTTCGGCGGAGAAGCGTTTCGCTACACCTACCCGAACGGCGACCACGTCGAATATGTGGTTACCCTCTATCGATGCCGGATCGTCGGTTCCCAGCAGCCGATCACCGATGGCGAAACGAAGTCGCTGCGCTACTTCGCGCCGGCGGACATGCCGGACCTCGGCCTGCCCTATCCGAAAGCGCTGCTCTTTGCAGCTTCGCCCGCGTCCGTTTCCGATTAGCGCTGCGCCATCAGCGCAGCGACGATCAGCGGCAGCGGCCGGACCGCGCCTTGCGGCGCCAGCGATGGGTCGGCGGCGGCCCGCTTCGCCCGCTCTGCGCGCGTGTTCGTCGAGATCTTGCCGAGCGGGTGCTGTGAATGCACCCGCATGGGTGCGCCCGTCTCCTGCTCGACAAACAGCGCAAGGCTGCCGATCGAAAGCGGTTTTGATAGGCAGGGCTCGAACAGGTCACGGAGCGGCGCCTCGAGCCGCCGCATCGCGTCTGGCGCAAGCGGACCGGTCAGCATCATGTGGAAACGGTATTCGTCCATCACATGCGGATCGCCCCAACGGTGCAGGTTGGAGAACTGTGGGGCGGTCAGCCGGTCCGGATCGGAGCGCTCGATCTCGTCTTCGCTGAGCGGCGCGCGGAAGGCGTCGAACTCCTGGATGACGTTGGCCGCAAGCAGATGCATGGCCGTGCTCGGCACCTGCGGCATCAGCCCGAAGCATCGGCCGATGCGGGCGACCTCCAGGCGATCGATTTCGAACGGAGTCTGGGCGCCGGCAAAATGCATCAGCGCCTTCAGAAGCTTCGGTTCCGTCATGTCCGGATGCAGGCGGAACGGCGACATCATCACCGCATGAAAGCCGAAGCGTCGCGGAACCGCCGTGTGATAGGCGACATCCGCGGCGCTCAAGCCCGCGACCGACGGCAACTCGGCAGGTTCCCCGGAATAGACATTGCGCCCCAGCCAGCTTGCAGCGGTCGCGGAAAGCGGGTCGGCCATCGGCGGCGTAAAACAAATGGCATAGCGCATCGGCTGGCTCCGGGTATCCGTCAGCGCAGGATGAGCAATAGCTGCGGTTTTCCGCCCTCACCCCGACTTGTCCAATGGCCGCGTCTTAGGTGATTTGCGTGACAGATTGACGAAGTCGGCCGGGGATGAGCGCGGCAGCGGTGCGAACGTCACCCCTCGTTTTTCGGAACCATCCGGCCCATCGCCCGTTCCTAAAAGGTAGGAAAACAAGGATGGAGAAGAAGCGTGACCTATCACAATGCGAACCTTCAGGACGCCCGGATCAAGGAGACCCACGACCTGATCGCAAGCGACAAGGTTGAAGGCACGAGGGTCTATGGCCCCGACGACAAACACATCGGCTCGATCGAGCGCGTGATCATCGAGAAGCGCAGCGGGCGCGTCGCCTATGCGGTGCTCGGCTTCGGCGGTTTTCTCGGCCTCGGCGAAGACCACTATCCATTGCCTTGGGCAAAGCTGACCTATGACGAGAAGCTCGGCGGCTATCGCACTGATGTGACTCGCGATCAGGTCGAAAACGCGCCGAAATATCACGGCACCGAAGAATACGACTGGAACGCGGAAAACGGACGCCGTGTCTACGACTACTACGGCGTGCCGCCCTACTGGATGTAATGCCTGACTTTCGATCTTTCGGGTCCCGCCGCGGGCGGGGCCCTTCGCATGTCCGGCCCTAAAGATGTTTCTCGCGAAGTGCGGCTATGTGATTCCGGCAGAAGAAAGAATCGGGAATATCGATCGCCGGAGAACCGGCGATCTCTTCGACGACGAAACGCGCCAGGCGGTGTGCGATGCCGAAGCTCACCTTGAACCCGCCGGTCAGGACCGAGACGTTCGGATGGTCCGGATGCCGGCCTGCCATCGGCTCGCGCCCCGTCGCTTTCGGGCGCAACCCTGCCCATCGCTCCACCACCTCGGCACCCGCCAGGCGCGGCGCGAGCGCTACGGCGCGCCGAAGCAGCTCATCCAGCTGCTCGTCCGTCGACAGGGGATCGGCAAAACTGTTTTCGCTGGTGCTGCCGACCGCCACATGGCCGTCGTCATGGGCAATAATGTAGACGCCGTCGGCAAAGATCACCGGAAGCGCCGGATCGATCTCCGCGCGCAGCAGTGCCGCCTGCCCCTTGACAGCCGTGCCGCTCGTTTCCGCCAGCGGCACCGACACGTCGTCGATCAGTTGAAAACTGCCGACGCCGGCCGCGATGATGCAATGCTCGAAATCGATCCGGGTGCCATCGTCGAGTTCGGCCCGGCCGCGTTCCGGCTCGATCCGGCGCACGCCCCTGCCCTCGTCTAAATAGGCGTTCGGTGCCTGCAGGAGCGCTGTGCGGAGCGCAGCAAGCATGCGACGCGGCGAAACCCGTGCGGCGAGCGTGTCGAAGACCATGCCATGCGCCGCCGCGGCAGCACCCGGCCAGCCCTCAGGCCCGTCGTCCTTCACGTGCCAGTGGAACTGCCTGTCGGCCGCGCGCCAATGGCTCCGTGCATCCTGCTCGTGCCGGAGGGCGATATCGCGCAGGTGAGGCTTGGCAAGCGGGATCAAACGACCCGTCCGCCGATAGCCGGTCGAAAGCCCTGTCTCCGCCTCGAGCGCCGCTATCTCTTCCTCGAGCGTCACAAGCGCGTCGAATTGGAACTGTTTCTTATCGTTCCAGCGATCCGGCATATGCGGCATGAGCGCGCCCAAAAGGCCACCGCTGGCGCCTGCGCCGATCGCTTGTTGCTCGGCGACCCGCACGGCCATGCCCCTGCGCGTGGCGCAAATGGCGGCCCACAGCCCCATGATGCCGCCGCCGACGACCAAAAGCTCGCTCATCGATTGACCTTCTCCGGCCGGCGGATTATCGCCTTGGCCATGACAGGATCCGCAGACCCGATCGAGCCCCCGGCGCACCAGAACCTTGATTGGCACGAGGGCGATATGCCCTATTCCCGGGAGTTTGGCGATCACTTTTATTGCCGCACCGACGGGCGGCTGGAGTGCGGCCACGTCTTCCTGTCGGGCAACGGCCTGCCCGATCGTTGGGTCGGTGCGGGCACCTTCCGCATCGGCGAACTCGGCTTCGGTACCGGGCTCAATTTCTGCGAGACGTGGCGCCAGTGGAAGATGACCGCGGCCGCTGGCGACCAGCTGCAGTTCGTGTCCTTCGAGCGCTTTCCGATGGCGGCCGAAGAGATTTCGCGCGCCCTCAGCCATTGGCCAGAGATCGACACGGAGCACCAGGCGCTGGCCTCGCGCTGGCCGGTCGAGCCTGATGGTGATGTCCAGATCGACTTTGGTGACGGCGTCAGCCTCACGGTCGTCTGCGGCGCGGCACTCGGCGGCGTCGCCCGCGCGGAAGACCCGTTCGAAGCCTGGTATCTCGACGGCTTCGCGCCGTCGCGCAATCCCGACATGTGGTCGGAGGAACTGATGCGGCTGGTCTTCGAAAAGACCACGCCCGGCGGCAGCTTCGCCACCTATGCCGCCGCCGGTTTCGTCCGACGCAATTTGCAGGCCGCAGGCTTTGCCGTCGAGAAGCGCAAGGGTTTTGCCGGCAAACGCGAGATGCTGCGGGGCGACCGACCCTAGCGCTCGTCGCGATTGCGGCCTGTCTTGAACGGTTGCGCCACCCGACTGCAGAAATGCGTCAGCGCAAGCGTTTTACTCCACAAGAGAACTGAACTGTCGCAAATGGCGGGCCATCGCCGTCTCGAATCTGCGACACACTCCCCATCGGCAACACGGTGGGTCTTTCATGAACGACGATCAGTTTCCCGATGCAGCAACCGGCGACGCAACCTCGACGCCGCTGGAGCGCCGACGCCGCCCGGGCGGGCGCAGCGCCGAGCGTGTGCGCAAGTCTCCCGGCGGGAAATATCTCAATCTTGTCAATACGCTGGCGAAATCCACCGTACTTTCGGATGATGCGCTTGAATCGGTGCATGAGGCATCGCTAACGATCCTCGAAGAGATCGGCATGGACGTTATCCTGCCGGAGGCGCGCGAGCGGATGAAGGCGGCTGGCGCCGACTTGACGCCCGGCACCGACCGGGTGCGCTTCGACCGCGGCCTGATCATGGACATGATCGCCTCTGTTCCTCCGGCCTTCACCATGCACGCCCGCAACCCGGCCCGCAATGTCGCGATCGGCGGCAACAATCTCGTCTTCGCCCAGATCGCCAGCGCGCCGTTCGTCGCAGACCGGGACGGCGGCCGCCGCACCGGCAACCAGGAAGACTACCGAAAGCTGGTGAAGCTCGCGCAGTCCTATGACATCGTCCACACGACCGGCGGCTATCCGGTCGAGCCGGTCGACATCCATGCCTCGGTGCGCCACCTCGATTGCCTCTCCGACATGGTGAAGCTCACCGACAAGGTGTTCCACGTCTATTCGCTGGGCAAGCAGCGCAACACCGACGGCATCGAGATCGCCCGCATCGGCCGTGGCATCACGATGGAGCAGATGGAGCGCGAGCCGTCGCTCTTCACCATCATCAACACCTCCTCGCCGCTCCGGCTCGACGGGCCGATGCTGCAGGGCATCATCGAGATGTCCTCGCGCAACCAGGTGGTGGTCGTCACGCCCTTCACGCTCGCCGGCGCCATGGCGCCGGTGACGATCGCCGGTGCGCTCGTCCAGCAGAACGCCGAAGCGCTCTGCGGCATCGCCTTCACCCAGATGGTCAGGCGCGGCGCACCCGTGATGTATGGCGGCTTCACCTCCAACGTCGACATGAAGACCGGAGCGCCCGCCTTCGGCACGCCGGAATACATGAAGGCGGTGGTCGCCGGGGGCCAGCTCGCCCGCCGCTACAACATCCCCTACCGCACCTCGAACACCAACGCCGCCAATACGCTGGACGCTCAAGCGGCCTACGAATCCGCCATGTCGCTCTGGGCGCTGACGCAAGGGGGCGGCAATTTCGTCATGCATGCCGCCGGCTGGACCGAAGGTGGGCTTACGGCCTCCTTCGAGAAGTTCATTCTCGACGTCGACATGTTGCAGATGGTGGCGGAATACCTGACCCCGCTTGATGTCAGCGAAGATGCGCTGGGCCTCGATGCCGTGCGCGACGTCGGCCCGGGCGGCCATTACTTCGGCACGCTGCACACGCTGCAGCGCTACGAGACCGCCTTCTATTCACCGATCCTGTCGGACTGGCGCAACTTCGAGACCTGGACCGAAGCCGGGCGGCCGACGACATCCGATCACGCCAACCGGATCTTCAAACAGAAGCTGAACGAATACGAGCGCCCGCCCCTCGATCCGGCGATCGAGGAGGAACTCGATGCCTTTGTCGCCAAACGCAAGGCCGAGGGCGGCGTCCCCACCGACTTCTGACGGGACGCCTTGGGTAAACCGGAAAGCGTTACGAAGTCCGGCTGCGGCCGAGCCTTAAGGGAACACCGCGGCCCGTGCCGTTGCGATCAGTTGCTCGGTGGTTGCAGCCACGCAGTTGCGGTCGATCTCGGCGACTGTCCGCTCGCGGACATGGGCGGAAAGCTGCTTGCGGAGATCGCCAAGCGTCCGGGGTGCTGCGCAAATCACCAGGCTGTCGAAGGCATGGTTGGCGGCGTAGCTCTCCAGCCTTCCGGCCACGTCCGCAACAAAGCGCTGCTGCTCCTCGCGAACGGGATCGCTCTTGTATTCCATGGCCGAGCGTCCGTGTCCGACGGACGAATGCGACCGGCCCGGCTTGTCGGCCATGATGTCCTGAACGCGCTTCGGTTCGGTGTGAAAGGTCTCCTCCTCCGGCCGCTGGCGCTCTTCCTTCAACAGGTTCACGCCCTTGACGATGCGCGCGGTGTTGCCATCCGCGGCCAGTATCCAAGTCCGGTTCTGCACGATTGTCTCCCAGTGAAAGGTGTGGATCGCGAAGGGTCATGAAAACCCTGTAAAGGAAACGAACGAGCGGCGATCCGGTTCCATCGGAAGGTGGCGATGATGCTGATTATTTGGCCGGATGCGCCGGTCACATCCGCGCGATATAGGCTTCGAAGCTGCGTTCCGGCGTCACCTCGTAACGCTCGCGCTGGACACGAAGCGTGCTGATCCTGTCGACCCGGAAATCGCGGAAATCCGACCTCAGTTCGCACCAGCCCGTCAGCAGCCAGAAGTGGCCGAAGACGCTGAGGCCGAGCGGCCAGATGGTGCGCTCGGAATGTTCGTCCTTGAGGCTGTCATAGGCCAGGCGAAGCTTGCGGCGACCGGCGATCGCCAGGCGGATCTCGCCGAGCAGCGCCGGCGGTTCCGGCTGGAGCGAAGAGCGGAAGGCGCGAAGGGGCGCGGCTGTCAGCCGCTGCCGATGTTCGGGCGGCAGACCATGGGCGATCTTCTCCATCGCCTCGCGCGCCGCCTGGGCGAGCCTGCCGTCGCCGAGCATCTGCACGGCGCGGGCGCCGAAAGCGAGCGCTTCCAGCTGCTCGAAGGTAAAGGCAAGCGGCGGCGCATCGAACGCACCGCGCAGGAGATAGCCGACACCGCGTTCGCCGTCGATCGGCGCGCCGGAGGCGATCAGGTGCTCCATGTCGCGATAGATGGTGCGCTGGGCGACCTCCATCTTCTCGGCGATCTCGCGCGCCGTCATCACCCGGCCGCTCGCGCGCAGGAGCTGGATGATGCGAAACAGCCGGTCGGCGGGTCTCATGCCTGGCCTCCCCGCGGCAAGACTTCGTTCAAAAGGGCTACCGCGCGCATCGCGTGTCCACAAGCACGGCACCGTCGATAATGGCCATAAGGCTGTCAGTTGCCCTGTGTTAAATCAAGCGACAACTCACAGGGAGCCTCATCATGACCAGCGATCACATCCTTGAACTTGCTGTCTGCATCGTCACCGACAGGCCGGCGGCCACAGCCACGCGCCAGCGAGCGATGCAGGCCGTTTCCCGCTATCCGGGCTTCGTCTCCTGGCGCGCGGTCGATTCCTGCGAGACCTCGGGCATGTTCGCAGACCTGGTCGAATGGGAGACACTGGAGGCTGCGCAATCGGCCGGAGAGCGCGTCCGGGTCGATCCGGAGTTCGCACCTTACGCAGCGACGATCAGCGCGGTAATGCTCGTGCAGCATTTTAGCGGCGGCCAGAGGATCTGACCGGCCCGGAATTGGACGAGCAAAGGACTGCCTGAGCGATGGCCGAACCACTGAAGAATCTGCTGCACCCCGGTGTCGTCATCGCCATCGCCGATGCGCTCGAACGCAACGCCGCCGGTTTCGACCGCAAGAGGTTCGTGGCGCTTGCGGGTGACGGGCTGGAGGCGCTGGAGCTGATGCAGCGCTCGCTGCAGATCCGCGACGCGCTGGTCGAGACGCTGCCGCAGGCGTTTCCGGAGGCGGCCGCCAACCTCCACGCCTGCCTTCCTCGCGACGGCGCGGACGGTATCAGCGGCTGGTCGCTGCTGCCCTTCAGCCAGTACGTCGCCTTGCGCGGCCTCGACGACTTCGACCTGTCGCTGTCGCTGTTGCGGGCGCTGACGCCGCATTTCACAGCCGAGTTCGGCATCCGCGTCTTCATCGATCGCGACCAGGAGCGCGCCCTCGCGACGATCCGGGACTGGACGAAGGATCCCAACCATCACGTCCGGCGACTGGCGAGCGAAGGCACCCGCCCGCGCCTGCCCTGGGCGATGCGACTGCTGCAGCTCATCCGCGATCCGCAGCCGATCCTGCCGATCCTGACCGCGCTTCTCGACGACCCCGAGGAGTATGTGCGCCGCTCGGTTGCCAACAGCCTCAACGACATCGCCAAGGACCATTCGGATCTGGTGGCTGCTTTCGTCGCCGAACAGATCGGCGACGCATCGCCGGAGCGCCGCCAGCTTCTGCGCCACGCCTCGCGCACGCTGCTGAAGCAGGGGCACGCGGACGCGCTCGGCAATTTCGGTTTCGCTCCCCCGGCCGGCATCAATGCGCGCTTTTCGCTCGATCGTTCGGACATCGTGCTTGGCGAAAGCCTCGGCCTGCGCCTCGCCGTCAGCCATGACGCCGAGACGAGCCAGAAGGTGATGATCGACTACGCTGTGCACCATCGCAAGGCAAACGGTGCGACCTCGCCGAAAGTCTTCAAGTGGACATCCGCGACGCTTGTCCCCGGCGGCTCGATCGAGATCGAGAAACGCCATGCGATCCGGCCCATTACGACCCGTCGCTATTACCCGGGCGCGCATCGCATCGTCATCCTCGTCAACGGCCAGGAAGCGGCAGAAGCGGGCTTCGATCTCGCGCTTGAGTAGATCTCATTTCGCACCTGCGAAAAGATGGACCTTGACTTTTTCGTCCAAACCAACGACATGGTGCCCAGCGTCACCTTCCGGCCGCCGCGTGAGCGCGCCCTCGGCAGACATCGAAAGCCGTGAAGAAGGATAGCGCACATATCACCGCGATAGGCGGTACAGCACAGGCGCTTGACGACTTAATTCAACCCACAAGTTCCCAATTCACGCGGGGTTCTTGACGCCGAACGACACCGGAACAGCAACGATGCGGTTCCGGCGAATGCGTTTGGCGCCCCCAAAAGGTATATGCATTTGTCCACCTTTAAAGATCTCGGCCTCTCCGAGCACATTCTGGAAACCCTGACTGCCAACGGCTTCGAAAAGCCGACCCCGATCCAGGCTCAGGCGATCCCGCTGGTGCTGAAGGGCAACGATCTCATCGGTCTCGCCCAGACCGGCACCGGCAAGACGGCCGCCTTCGGCCTGCCGATGATCGAGAAGCTCGTTGCCGAAGGCAAGCGCCCCGATCCGCGCAACATTCGCGCCCTGGTTCTGGCGCCGACCCGCGAACTGGTCAACCAGATCGCCGCCAACCTCAAGCTGTTCGTCAAGAAGTCACCGCTGAAGATCGGCGTTGTCGTTGGCGGCGTCTCGATCAACAAGCAGACCGAACAGCTCGCCCGCGGTGTCG from Ensifer adhaerens includes the following:
- a CDS encoding host attachment protein; protein product: MQNRTWILAADGNTARIVKGVNLLKEERQRPEEETFHTEPKRVQDIMADKPGRSHSSVGHGRSAMEYKSDPVREEQQRFVADVAGRLESYAANHAFDSLVICAAPRTLGDLRKQLSAHVRERTVAEIDRNCVAATTEQLIATARAAVFP
- a CDS encoding trimethylamine methyltransferase family protein, coding for MNDDQFPDAATGDATSTPLERRRRPGGRSAERVRKSPGGKYLNLVNTLAKSTVLSDDALESVHEASLTILEEIGMDVILPEARERMKAAGADLTPGTDRVRFDRGLIMDMIASVPPAFTMHARNPARNVAIGGNNLVFAQIASAPFVADRDGGRRTGNQEDYRKLVKLAQSYDIVHTTGGYPVEPVDIHASVRHLDCLSDMVKLTDKVFHVYSLGKQRNTDGIEIARIGRGITMEQMEREPSLFTIINTSSPLRLDGPMLQGIIEMSSRNQVVVVTPFTLAGAMAPVTIAGALVQQNAEALCGIAFTQMVRRGAPVMYGGFTSNVDMKTGAPAFGTPEYMKAVVAGGQLARRYNIPYRTSNTNAANTLDAQAAYESAMSLWALTQGGGNFVMHAAGWTEGGLTASFEKFILDVDMLQMVAEYLTPLDVSEDALGLDAVRDVGPGGHYFGTLHTLQRYETAFYSPILSDWRNFETWTEAGRPTTSDHANRIFKQKLNEYERPPLDPAIEEELDAFVAKRKAEGGVPTDF
- a CDS encoding DNA alkylation repair protein, which translates into the protein MAEPLKNLLHPGVVIAIADALERNAAGFDRKRFVALAGDGLEALELMQRSLQIRDALVETLPQAFPEAAANLHACLPRDGADGISGWSLLPFSQYVALRGLDDFDLSLSLLRALTPHFTAEFGIRVFIDRDQERALATIRDWTKDPNHHVRRLASEGTRPRLPWAMRLLQLIRDPQPILPILTALLDDPEEYVRRSVANSLNDIAKDHSDLVAAFVAEQIGDASPERRQLLRHASRTLLKQGHADALGNFGFAPPAGINARFSLDRSDIVLGESLGLRLAVSHDAETSQKVMIDYAVHHRKANGATSPKVFKWTSATLVPGGSIEIEKRHAIRPITTRRYYPGAHRIVILVNGQEAAEAGFDLALE
- a CDS encoding helix-turn-helix transcriptional regulator, with amino-acid sequence MRPADRLFRIIQLLRASGRVMTAREIAEKMEVAQRTIYRDMEHLIASGAPIDGERGVGYLLRGAFDAPPLAFTFEQLEALAFGARAVQMLGDGRLAQAAREAMEKIAHGLPPEHRQRLTAAPLRAFRSSLQPEPPALLGEIRLAIAGRRKLRLAYDSLKDEHSERTIWPLGLSVFGHFWLLTGWCELRSDFRDFRVDRISTLRVQRERYEVTPERSFEAYIARM